A portion of the Diprion similis isolate iyDipSimi1 chromosome 4, iyDipSimi1.1, whole genome shotgun sequence genome contains these proteins:
- the LOC124406036 gene encoding phosphatidate phosphatase LPIN2 isoform X4, which yields MYSMNYIGKFISNFRDFYNEINAATLTGAIDVVVVEQPDGSFACSPFHVRFGKLCVLRSREKVVDIEINGEPRQIHMKLGDSGEAFFVEEVGSGGSPTDTEIPPHLACSPIPHDSCFPQQRESGTLFLRFNLLSELPQEQREKLLRDSVLSIEREKWEEMSALPSDEREKFLVEQFSDLPIEHREKWLQIASMTTEERDKIFRENFGVISTEQKQKMIREQYSALKTEDRERLFKENFPELPVEQRQKFEFALLSDWKGKEEEKWDDNQIDSKHDDEEIFNMDNIDGEEPNPASAVAPVKTFNAVTSDQRIRKLSVVRNDFRPITDDPQSSCKEKSSDESNISLSKKNSKDETIEETKSSNGSKRKRKRKSIMKKKGVQRKTSNGSSSQTELSENDVVAADESQSEPMLKGPSPVVEVETNNASAEPTDTHSSPLSQEIPVLRQESDFHFFSDTEITKNRESRPRSPVQSDTEFEMRKLTEDRAEIEDEKTHQQSWRWGELPSPPPDSSLSSHRGSLNTSTAANQPTDFDAHQSILSRTLAYMKRTNSRFVRNPESDGIYLSDLNADELDPEVAALYLPTSHRRATIAKGGKSVDEEDAESGNGPSLPQSPNSVEGAIGGPKSLDSDFEEPKHSLFDSNVDVTLSLCGGLDFKDGPSEEAFHQNLLHFEDVCNDPKLFENPSLVIKINGKFYNWAMACPILMTLAAFQRHLPQSAIKNLCARYMLTPVHEDEKQQSEGKTEGRTGYSSWFSWSRSSQPSKKQKDLSEVDGPVIGQTQQQLIEIKEAPPSESVPSVSIRMDQKEEEIIDLHLGTEAAAQTSFPNTPEESLLEKGEKTHGEQEGEGYSGSEDSDSNRNEPQGVKIPMERRPYYESTEKYRKTLRLSSEQIASLGLKDGANEVVFSVTTAYQGTTRCRCHIYKWRWDDKIVISDIDGTITKSDVLGHILPIVGKDWAQSGVAQLFTKIKNNGYKLLYLSARAIGQARLTREYLKSIKQGDLSLPEGPLLLNPTSLLSALHREVIEKKPEQFKISCLSDIQALFPEDAKPFYAGYGNRINDVWAYRAVGIPIVRIFTINHRGELKHELTQTFQSSYTCQSGVVNDLFPPLQYHCTSTDDNATIDS from the exons ATGTACAGCATGAACTACATTGGAAAGTTCATCAGCAACTTCAGGGACttttacaatgaaataaatgcTGCTACCCTAACTGGTGCCATTGACGTGGTCGTTGTCGAACAGCCTGATGGATCTTTTGCCTGCTCACCTTTTCACGTCAGATTTGGAAAACTATGCGTCCTTCGATCGAGAGAGAAAGTG GTTGACATCGAAATAAATGGAGAACCACGTCAAATTCATATGAAGCTGGGTGATTCTGGGGAAGCTTTCTTCGTTGAGGAAGTCGGCTCCGGAGGTTCACCCACTGACACAGAAATTCCACCACATCTTGCATGCTCTCCAATTCCACACGACAGTTGTTTTCCACAGCAAAG GGAGAGTGGAACTTTGTTTCTCAGGTTCAACCTGCTCTCGGAACTTCCACAAGAACAACGTGAGAAACTACTCAGAGATTCGGTGTTGTCAATAGAGCGTGAAAAATGGGAGGAAATGTCAGCGCTGCCGTCAGACGAGCGCGAGAAATTTCTTGTGGAGCAGTTTTCAGACCTCCCAATAGAGCACCGTGAAAAATGGCTTCAAATAGCATCAATGACTACAGAGGAACGTGACAAAatatttcgcgaaaatttcggcgttATATCTACCGAACAAAAGCAGAAAATGATACGAGAGCAATACTCTGCACTTAAGACTGAGGACAGAGAAAGactgtttaaagaaaattttccagaaCTGCCTGTAGAGCAAAGACAGAAGTTCGAGTTTGCTTTGCTCAGTGATTGGAAAGGCAAGGAGGAAGAAAAGTGGGATGATAATCAGATTGACTCTAAGCACGATGACGAGGAGATATTCAATATGGATAATATCGATGGCGAGGAACCAAACCCTGCCTCGGCTGTAGCACCTGTGAAAACCTTCAACGCTGTTACCTCTGATCAGAGAATTCGTAAATTAAGCGTTGTGCGTAATGATTTCCGGCCAATAACGGATGACCCTCAAAGCAGTTGCAAGGAAAAGTCTAGTGACGAATCAAACATTTCCTTATCCAAGAAAAATTCCAAGGATGAAACTATTGAGGAAACCAAAAGTAGCAATGGATCTAAGAGAAAACGCAAGAGGAAAAGCATTATGAAGAAGAAAGGAGTGCAAAGAAAAACTAGTAATGGAAGCAGTAGTCAGACTGAACTGAGCGAAAATGACGTCGTAGCTGCCGACGAATCTCAGAGCGAACCT ATGTTAAAGGGGCCGAGTCCAGTTGTCGAAGTTGAAACCAATAACGCTTCAGCTGAACCTACCGATACCCACTCGTCACCCTTGTCGCAAGAAATTCCAGTTCTACGTCAAGAAtcagattttcatttcttcagtGACACAGAAATCACAAA AAATCGGGAGTCTAGGCCTCGTTCTCCGGTGCAATCTGATACAGAATTTGAGATGCGTAAGCTCACTGAAGATAGAGCTGAAATTGAGGATGAAAAGACGCATCAGCAGAGTTGGAGATGGGGAGAATTGCCAAGCCCTCCTCCCGACTCTTCACTATCATCGCATAGGGGCTCGTTGAACACTTCGACAGCAGCAAATCAGCCTACTGACT TCGACGCTCATCAATCGATTTTGAGTCGTACATTGGCCTACATGAAGCGGACCAATTCTCGCTTTGTACGTAATCCGGAATCAGATGGAATATATTTGAGCGATCTGAATGCAGATGAACTTGACCCCGAAGTCGCTGCTCTTTATTTGCCAACGTCTCATCGCAGGGCAACTATTGCTAAAG GTGGAAAAAGTGTGGATGAAGAAGATGCAGAGTCTGGGAATGGTCCAAGTCTACCCCAGAGTCCAAACAGTGTAGAAGGAGCCATCGGCGGTCCTAAATCGCTTGACAGTGATTTTGAAGAGCCAAAACATTCCCTATTCGATAGTAACGTTGATGTGACGTTGTCTCTTTGTGGTGGCTTAGATTTCAAGGATGGACCTTCCGAGGAGGCATTCCATCAAAACTTGCTTCACTTTGAAGATGTTTGTAATGATCCAAAACTATTCGAAAATCCAAGTTTGGTCATCAAAATTAACGGAAAGTTTTATAACTGGGCTATGGCCTGTCCTATCCTCATGACCTTGGCTGCTTTCCAAAGGCACTTGCCCCAGAGTGCCATCAAGAATTTATGCGCTCGTTACATGCTAACCCCAGTTCACGAGGATGAGAAACAGCAAAGTGAAGGCAAAACTGAGGGTCGCACTGGTTACAGCTCTTGGTTTTCATGGAGTCGCTCCAGTCAGccatctaaaaaacaaaaggatCTATCAGAAG TTGATGGCCCAGTAATCGGCCAAACTCAGCAACAGCTTATTGAAATTAAAGAAGCTCCTCCGTCGGAAAGTGTGCCATCAGTTAGCATCAGGAT ggatcaaaaagaggaagaaataaTCGATCTACACTTGGGAACTGAAGCTGCAGCTCAGACTAGCTTCCCGAATACGCCGGAAGAATCGCTTcttgaaaaaggagaaaagacACATGGTGAACAAGAGGGAGAAGGTTACAGTGGCAGCGAAGACTCTGACAGCAATCGCAACGAACCGCAAGGAGTTAAAATACCAATGGAAAGAAGACCTTACTATGAATCCACCGAAAAATACAGAAAGACCCTGCGACTCTCCTCAGAACAAATT GCCAGTTTGGGTTTGAAGGATGGTGCAAACGAGGTAGTGTTTAGCGTGACAACCGCTTATCAGGGTACAACGAGATGTAGATGTCACATTTACAAATGGCGTTGGGATGACAAGATTGTTATATCCGACATAGATGGTACAATAACGAAATCTGACGTGCTAGGACACATTCTACCGATTGTTGGTAAAGACTGGGCGCAATCAGGTGTTGCTCAGCTATTCACcaagattaaaaataatggaTACAAGCTGTTGTATCTCTCTGCTAGAGCTATTGGCCAGGCTAGGCTCACCAGGGAATATTTGAAGAGTATAAAACAGGGAGATTTGTCCTTGCCTGAAGGGCCTTTGCTGCTTAATCCTACGAGCTTGCTATCAGCATTACATAGAGAagttattgagaaaaaaccaGAACAGTTTAAAATATCTTGCCTCAGCGATATTCAAGCCTTGTTTCCCGAAGACGCCAAGCCTTTTTATGCTGGATATGGAAATCGTATAAAC GATGTCTGGGCATACCGAGCAGTGGGCATTCCGATAGTAAGAATATTCACGATCAATCATCGTGGAGAATTGAAGCACGAGCTGACGCAGACATTCCAATCCTC TTACACGTGTCAGAGCGGAGTGGTCAATGACTTGTTCCCGCCATTACAATACCACTGCACTTCTACAGATGACAACGCTACGATAGATAGttaa
- the LOC124406036 gene encoding phosphatidate phosphatase LPIN1 isoform X5 codes for MYSMNYIGKFISNFRDFYNEINAATLTGAIDVVVVEQPDGSFACSPFHVRFGKLCVLRSREKVVDIEINGEPRQIHMKLGDSGEAFFVEEVGSGGSPTDTEIPPHLACSPIPHDSCFPQQRESGTLFLRFNLLSELPQEQREKLLRDSVLSIEREKWEEMSALPSDEREKFLVEQFSDLPIEHREKWLQIASMTTEERDKIFRENFGVISTEQKQKMIREQYSALKTEDRERLFKENFPELPVEQRQKFEFALLSDWKGKEEEKWDDNQIDSKHDDEEIFNMDNIDGEEPNPASAVAPVKTFNAVTSDQRIRKLSVVRNDFRPITDDPQSSCKEKSSDESNISLSKKNSKDETIEETKSSNGSKRKRKRKSIMKKKGVQRKTSNGSSSQTELSENDVVAADESQSEPMLKGPSPVVEVETNNASAEPTDTHSSPLSQEIPVLRQESDFHFFSDTEITKNRESRPRSPVQSDTEFEMRKLTEDRAEIEDEKTHQQSWRWGELPSPPPDSSLSSHRGSLNTSTAANQPTDCGKSVDEEDAESGNGPSLPQSPNSVEGAIGGPKSLDSDFEEPKHSLFDSNVDVTLSLCGGLDFKDGPSEEAFHQNLLHFEDVCNDPKLFENPSLVIKINGKFYNWAMACPILMTLAAFQRHLPQSAIKNLCARYMLTPVHEDEKQQSEGKTEGRTGYSSWFSWSRSSQPSKKQKDLSEVDGPVIGQTQQQLIEIKEAPPSESVPSVSIRMDQKEEEIIDLHLGTEAAAQTSFPNTPEESLLEKGEKTHGEQEGEGYSGSEDSDSNRNEPQGVKIPMERRPYYESTEKYRKTLRLSSEQIASLGLKDGANEVVFSVTTAYQGTTRCRCHIYKWRWDDKIVISDIDGTITKSDVLGHILPIVGKDWAQSGVAQLFTKIKNNGYKLLYLSARAIGQARLTREYLKSIKQGDLSLPEGPLLLNPTSLLSALHREVIEKKPEQFKISCLSDIQALFPEDAKPFYAGYGNRINDVWAYRAVGIPIVRIFTINHRGELKHELTQTFQSSYSNMSYIVDHLFPPLPEDATDEFSNFAYWREPIPELPDLEVLSTETQTTQ; via the exons ATGTACAGCATGAACTACATTGGAAAGTTCATCAGCAACTTCAGGGACttttacaatgaaataaatgcTGCTACCCTAACTGGTGCCATTGACGTGGTCGTTGTCGAACAGCCTGATGGATCTTTTGCCTGCTCACCTTTTCACGTCAGATTTGGAAAACTATGCGTCCTTCGATCGAGAGAGAAAGTG GTTGACATCGAAATAAATGGAGAACCACGTCAAATTCATATGAAGCTGGGTGATTCTGGGGAAGCTTTCTTCGTTGAGGAAGTCGGCTCCGGAGGTTCACCCACTGACACAGAAATTCCACCACATCTTGCATGCTCTCCAATTCCACACGACAGTTGTTTTCCACAGCAAAG GGAGAGTGGAACTTTGTTTCTCAGGTTCAACCTGCTCTCGGAACTTCCACAAGAACAACGTGAGAAACTACTCAGAGATTCGGTGTTGTCAATAGAGCGTGAAAAATGGGAGGAAATGTCAGCGCTGCCGTCAGACGAGCGCGAGAAATTTCTTGTGGAGCAGTTTTCAGACCTCCCAATAGAGCACCGTGAAAAATGGCTTCAAATAGCATCAATGACTACAGAGGAACGTGACAAAatatttcgcgaaaatttcggcgttATATCTACCGAACAAAAGCAGAAAATGATACGAGAGCAATACTCTGCACTTAAGACTGAGGACAGAGAAAGactgtttaaagaaaattttccagaaCTGCCTGTAGAGCAAAGACAGAAGTTCGAGTTTGCTTTGCTCAGTGATTGGAAAGGCAAGGAGGAAGAAAAGTGGGATGATAATCAGATTGACTCTAAGCACGATGACGAGGAGATATTCAATATGGATAATATCGATGGCGAGGAACCAAACCCTGCCTCGGCTGTAGCACCTGTGAAAACCTTCAACGCTGTTACCTCTGATCAGAGAATTCGTAAATTAAGCGTTGTGCGTAATGATTTCCGGCCAATAACGGATGACCCTCAAAGCAGTTGCAAGGAAAAGTCTAGTGACGAATCAAACATTTCCTTATCCAAGAAAAATTCCAAGGATGAAACTATTGAGGAAACCAAAAGTAGCAATGGATCTAAGAGAAAACGCAAGAGGAAAAGCATTATGAAGAAGAAAGGAGTGCAAAGAAAAACTAGTAATGGAAGCAGTAGTCAGACTGAACTGAGCGAAAATGACGTCGTAGCTGCCGACGAATCTCAGAGCGAACCT ATGTTAAAGGGGCCGAGTCCAGTTGTCGAAGTTGAAACCAATAACGCTTCAGCTGAACCTACCGATACCCACTCGTCACCCTTGTCGCAAGAAATTCCAGTTCTACGTCAAGAAtcagattttcatttcttcagtGACACAGAAATCACAAA AAATCGGGAGTCTAGGCCTCGTTCTCCGGTGCAATCTGATACAGAATTTGAGATGCGTAAGCTCACTGAAGATAGAGCTGAAATTGAGGATGAAAAGACGCATCAGCAGAGTTGGAGATGGGGAGAATTGCCAAGCCCTCCTCCCGACTCTTCACTATCATCGCATAGGGGCTCGTTGAACACTTCGACAGCAGCAAATCAGCCTACTGACT GTGGAAAAAGTGTGGATGAAGAAGATGCAGAGTCTGGGAATGGTCCAAGTCTACCCCAGAGTCCAAACAGTGTAGAAGGAGCCATCGGCGGTCCTAAATCGCTTGACAGTGATTTTGAAGAGCCAAAACATTCCCTATTCGATAGTAACGTTGATGTGACGTTGTCTCTTTGTGGTGGCTTAGATTTCAAGGATGGACCTTCCGAGGAGGCATTCCATCAAAACTTGCTTCACTTTGAAGATGTTTGTAATGATCCAAAACTATTCGAAAATCCAAGTTTGGTCATCAAAATTAACGGAAAGTTTTATAACTGGGCTATGGCCTGTCCTATCCTCATGACCTTGGCTGCTTTCCAAAGGCACTTGCCCCAGAGTGCCATCAAGAATTTATGCGCTCGTTACATGCTAACCCCAGTTCACGAGGATGAGAAACAGCAAAGTGAAGGCAAAACTGAGGGTCGCACTGGTTACAGCTCTTGGTTTTCATGGAGTCGCTCCAGTCAGccatctaaaaaacaaaaggatCTATCAGAAG TTGATGGCCCAGTAATCGGCCAAACTCAGCAACAGCTTATTGAAATTAAAGAAGCTCCTCCGTCGGAAAGTGTGCCATCAGTTAGCATCAGGAT ggatcaaaaagaggaagaaataaTCGATCTACACTTGGGAACTGAAGCTGCAGCTCAGACTAGCTTCCCGAATACGCCGGAAGAATCGCTTcttgaaaaaggagaaaagacACATGGTGAACAAGAGGGAGAAGGTTACAGTGGCAGCGAAGACTCTGACAGCAATCGCAACGAACCGCAAGGAGTTAAAATACCAATGGAAAGAAGACCTTACTATGAATCCACCGAAAAATACAGAAAGACCCTGCGACTCTCCTCAGAACAAATT GCCAGTTTGGGTTTGAAGGATGGTGCAAACGAGGTAGTGTTTAGCGTGACAACCGCTTATCAGGGTACAACGAGATGTAGATGTCACATTTACAAATGGCGTTGGGATGACAAGATTGTTATATCCGACATAGATGGTACAATAACGAAATCTGACGTGCTAGGACACATTCTACCGATTGTTGGTAAAGACTGGGCGCAATCAGGTGTTGCTCAGCTATTCACcaagattaaaaataatggaTACAAGCTGTTGTATCTCTCTGCTAGAGCTATTGGCCAGGCTAGGCTCACCAGGGAATATTTGAAGAGTATAAAACAGGGAGATTTGTCCTTGCCTGAAGGGCCTTTGCTGCTTAATCCTACGAGCTTGCTATCAGCATTACATAGAGAagttattgagaaaaaaccaGAACAGTTTAAAATATCTTGCCTCAGCGATATTCAAGCCTTGTTTCCCGAAGACGCCAAGCCTTTTTATGCTGGATATGGAAATCGTATAAAC GATGTCTGGGCATACCGAGCAGTGGGCATTCCGATAGTAAGAATATTCACGATCAATCATCGTGGAGAATTGAAGCACGAGCTGACGCAGACATTCCAATCCTC GTACTCGAACATGAGCTATATCGTAGATCACCTATTTCCCCCTCTGCCTGAAGATGCAACCGACGAATTTAGCAATTTTGCTTACTGGCGAGAGCCAATTCCCGAGTTGCCGGATCTAGAAGTACTAAGCACTGAGACACAAACTACGCAATAA